The DNA sequence CAGAAAGAGGTTCCAATGTTTGTTGTTATCGGAAATCCACCCTATAATGCCAGACAGGCAAACGAGAACGATAACAACAAAAATAAGCCGCACGCAGGGGTTGATGGTCGGGTGCGCGCGACATACGCCGCCGCTTCGAGCGCACAACTGAAAAATAAACTCTATGATCCCTATGTGAAAGCAATTCGGTGGGCAACAGACAAACTGGGTGATGCAGGCATTGTCGTATTCGTGACAAATAATAGTTTTATCGACGCACAGATGTTTGATGGCATGCGGCAACATCTTGTAGATGAGTTTGATACACTCTATATTCTGGATTTAGGTGGTAATATCCGTAAGGGACAGCCGGGAGATTCCAATGTGTTCGGCATTCAGGTCGGAGTGAGTATCAATGTCCTCATAAAATCAAAACAAAATCAAGGGTTTCCAGCACGTATCTTGTATAATGACGAAACGGCAGATCTGCCTAAAGAACGGACATTTGCGTTTCTAGAGGAAAAGCAGAACATCGGCAATTTGGAATGGCAGGAACTGACACCCGATAAACGACAGACATGGCTCACGGCGGATCTCCACACCGATTTTGACACCTTTATCCCCATGGGAAGCAAATCCGCAAAGGCAACCCGGGGCGTTGTAGAGGATGCCTTTTTTAAAACCTATAGTGTTGGTGTGCTAACAGCCCGTGATGCCTGGGCTTACAACTTCAACCGAAACGCCCTTGCTGAAAATATGCAAGCGATGATGGAATTTTATAACTCAGAGGTATCTAAGTGGGAACGACGCGTTAAACGGGCACAAAGTGTTGATGCTTTTGTATCAACCGACAGTAGAAAAATAAAATGGACAGATCGATTGAAGACAGAACTAACAAAGGGCAGATTAGTCGAGTTCGCACCGGAACAGATAAGGAATTCTCTTTATCGTCCATTTACAAAATCTAACCTCTACTTTGATAAATTGATGAACCAGCGGACTTACTTGTTCCCTTCTATCTTTCCAACACCTGATACTGAGCTGGATAATCGTGTGATATGGCTCAAAGTTGGACAAGAGTGGCCAATGTTCGCGCTAATGGCAAACCAAATTCCTGAAGCCCTACCCCAAGGGGCCTCTCAATGCTTCCCCTTCTACACCTACAACGAAGATGGGGCAAATCGGCGCGAAAACATCACCGATTGGGCACTGTCCCAGTTTCGAACGCATTACCGAAACGACACTATCACAAAGTGGGGCATCTTCCACTATACCTACGGGATCCTGCATCATCCCAATTATCGCGAGCGGTATCAGGAAAATCTCAAGCGAGACTTACCACATATCCCTTTTGCCGAAGACTTCTGGGGATTTGCCAACGCGGGTGCGCGGTTGGCAGACATCCACATCAACTACGAATCGCAACCCGAATACGATAAACTTAATCCCACAGAGACACCAGGGATGCAAGTGGATATGTCTATAGAGCGGATGAAATTCTCCAAAGATAAGACGCAATTGAGATACAACGACTTTCTGACATTAGAGGGTATCCCTCTGGAGGTGTTTGATTATCGGTTGGGAAATCGGTCTGCGCTGGAGTGGGTGGTGGATCAGTATCGTGTCAAAATAGATAAACGGAGCGGCATCGTCAACAATCCGAATCGCGAGGAAGACCCGGAGTATATCCTCCGCTTGATTGGGCAGGTGATTACGGTGAGTCTGGAGACGGTAGATATTGTTAACGGATTGCCTGCGCTTTAGTAAACATACACTGTATGCCGTAATCCGTTGACTAATGCCGCTTAAAACAAGGAGATCAGTGATGCTTGAGAAGATCGGGATAGGGATTTTAACGAAAGTGGTTCCAGGATTTCTAAAAGGAGCTTGGGAGAGGGTTAAAAATAAACACCAAAACTCAAAAAATACTTCTCATAATTATAGTAACCACTACAAGAAGCGTCACGGCCAAATCATAGTTACCTGTGTTGGAATGGAACCAGCAAGATCGCTTGATGAGGTCTATGTAGCGATGTAGTTCCTAGTTAAGAGAAGAGCAACAACGTATGGATCAATCGAAGACATTGAAAAAGGATTGCGAGAAAGAAAGGGGTTGTCCTTCGCTTCAACATCAGATGAACGTCAAGAAGGGATGAGGGTTGCTAATAACGAACAGTATCTAATGGTGCTCGGTGGTCCTGGAGTTGGAAAATCAACATTTCTTCGAAAAGTAGGACTTGAAACCTTGAACGGAGAAGAAGGGAATTTTGAACACACATGTACTCCCGTTTTTCTTGAACTGAAGAGATTCACCGAGGATCAAATTGATATTGAGTCATGGATTACCGAAGAGTTTAAGGTATGTGGTTATCCATATCCTGAGCAGATGATGAAGACTACATTGGAATCAGATAAACTCCTTTTGCTCCTTGATGGACTTGACGAAGTGCCAAAGGAGAATATTAATAAGGGGGTTTACACAATTTACTAATGTGGAGATGGCAGACTTTGACGATTCACAGATTAAGAGGTATATTAACAATTGGTTTCCATTAACATCTAATGGATCGCCCCAGCAACTTGATGATGAAATAACGACTGCCGATTTGTGTTGGGAGGCGTTGAATATGCCATATCATCAAGCAATCAAAGAATTAGTACGGAATCCGTTATTACTCGCACTTCTGTGTGTGGTTTACGAGCACTCGCAAGACTTGCCGCGAAATCGCTCAGAGTTTTATGAGAAGGCAGTCAACATTTTTCTTAAAAAGTGGCCGGCTGAGAAACATGTTAACCGAGACTTGTCAGTAAGCCAGTACTTGAACGTTGGAGATGAAGAGCATCTGCTCTCTGAAATTGCAGCAAAGAATTTTGAGGAAGATCGTCTACTCTTCACAGAAAAGGAACTTATTGATCAGATTAAGGAGTTCGGTGAACAAAATTCCATCACATTGTCAAACGTTGAGACTCGCAAGGTTTTGGAGGCTATTACCGTCGAGCAAGGATTTTTCGTAGAGAGAGTGAGTGGAGTTTTTACTTTTCTTCATCTGAGCTTTCAGGAGTATCTGACAGCGAATTATTTTGTCAGTACACAGTCAATCCAGAGATTGGTGACGGATCATTTACATGACAAGCGGTGGTGAGAGGTTTTCTTATTCGCTAATGCTCAACAAAGGACGCTGGATACACAGAACCCCAAAAATCCGCGAAATCTGTGAAATTCGCGTCAGTCCGCGATTCGGAGGATACGAACATAACATCACTTCAGCAAGAACATTCAAAAAATGTTACACCTTCCGTCAAATTATTTTTTTTCACAACGGAAAGATGGGAAAAAGAGGCTATAAACCCTTACGGCCACTATGTTCCAGGCAGATAGCCGTTACCTACCAAATGTTACACTGGTGTAACATTTTAACGTGATTATTTATCAATATGTTATATTTACTTAAACAAAAAATTTCATAGTAAACGCCAAAAGCACCAATTTTCCAAACAGGCTCTGAACCCAGACCACGACTATGTTTTCAAGGGATCGGAGGATTCCCTAATTTTATAATTTCATAGTAAATGCTAAAAAATGAGACAGTCTCCAAGAGGCTCTAAACCCAGACCACGACTACGTTCTCAAGGAGTTACAACGCTCCTTTCTGAAATGCTTACTATGAATCACTATGAATTACTATGAAATTTTCATATTTCTGTCCCGAGCGAGCATCACCTTACTTTCCATCGTTTCGTTTAAGCTTCGCGTCCAATCTTCCAAGACTCACCGAAAACTGAACGGCTCTGGGTCGCGATTCAGAGCCATTTAATTGTCGGTTTTTTGCGCATTTTCGCATAGGGATCGCGAGCACAGCTCGCTCCTACAGCGAAGAGACCTCAAGCAGAAAATCGAAATTATGGGGAATTGAATGCCTCTGGTCGCGATGTCTGGTATTTGAAATTCAAAATGAGATATGATATACTTCAATAAGTAGTGGGCAAGTCTTGAAGTGAGTTCATAACTTTTCCGTGTGGAGGCATTCAGTGGCGACGCTCTATTTGAAAGGCTTCATAAGAGATGCGACATACACACCACATCTCAATCCAGAGAAATTTGAAGCGTATGATATAACCCAATTTGATGTGAATCAAGCACAAGCATCCGGACTCATTGATTTGGGAACATCAGGAAATAATCTGGCTTTTTCAAAGTGGGTTTCGCCGAAACGGACGCGCTCCTACCCTTTTGCACGGATTTATAACACGTTCCATTTCAATACAAAAAAGGTAACAATTATTCCGATTATCAAAGATGAAGGGGCGGGTACGCAGAATAACGATCGAATTAACTTCATCACATTTTCATGGATGAATCTCTTGAACATCTACATTATCTTAGCGTGGTATGAAGATGCGGAGAGGAAACCAGGCACAACCGACCGAATTACTAATCAGATTTTGAACGTTGAAAGCGTGCGTGAGAAATTGTTTGAGGTGAGTCGGTATCAGATGACTGCGTTACATTGGAACACAACACACTTTGAGAGAGACTTTGAGGCAATTTACCTTAATGCAGTTGATGGATACAAGAAAATATCTCAGGAGAGAAACGTCGCCGTTCACAGTCCCAAAAATCACCTGCAAACTCTTGAACGGTTTAAAGTAACGGGTCATTTCAGTCTAAACTCGTTTAAAGAAGCAAGTCTTCCACGCTCGTATGAAGCTGCCCATAGGGAGTCTGTAACAACACACGTCTTAGAATCCCTTCAAGAAAACACTAAGGGTGTTTTCAGCATTTCAAACTATCTGGGTGGGCAGTATTATTTAACCGCCGATGAAGTTTATTGGAAAAATGAACAGTTAGTTATACAAGAATCCAAGAACAGTAGCAAAGGGAAACTCCCATCTGAAGATGACATCAAGGATGGTTTATTCAAATTGATTCTTTTTGCGAGTATGG is a window from the Candidatus Poribacteria bacterium genome containing:
- a CDS encoding NACHT domain-containing protein — translated: MRERKGLSFASTSDERQEGMRVANNEQYLMVLGGPGVGKSTFLRKVGLETLNGEEGNFEHTCTPVFLELKRFTEDQIDIESWITEEFKVCGYPYPEQMMKTTLESDKLLLLLDGLDEVPKENINKGVYTIY
- a CDS encoding DEAD/DEAH box helicase; this encodes MPTLNIKLTHKPIKNYYTELAEYAKVGVEHEGAVRTAFQNLLQHYCRQADLILVCEKTRYTPQKRRIQIDGEVVDAFDLPHGHWEAKDAHDDLPTEARKKLEAGYPFKNIIVQSPTHALLYQNGHLRLDVDLTDPSNLINLLNIFFAYREENIVDWYAAVEEFKEKVPVLGRGVTKRIETEMQDNPEFRQAFGNFHQQCRASIDPNLTEAQVEEMLIQHLLTERIFRTVFDNPDFTNRNIIAQEIEKVIQILTRRSPSRSEFLRPLDPFYVAIEKTAATITDFSQKQAFLNTVYEQFFQGFSVDIADTHGIVYTPQSIVDFMVKSVDHVLVTEFGRSLSNMGVHIIDPFVGTGNFIVRLMQEIRGQRLPQKYREELHCNEVMLLPYYIASLNIEHAYYEKTGNYEPFPHICFVDTFDTFGLMDAPHQTGEFTYFTPENTLRVEEQKEVPMFVVIGNPPYNARQANENDNNKNKPHAGVDGRVRATYAAASSAQLKNKLYDPYVKAIRWATDKLGDAGIVVFVTNNSFIDAQMFDGMRQHLVDEFDTLYILDLGGNIRKGQPGDSNVFGIQVGVSINVLIKSKQNQGFPARILYNDETADLPKERTFAFLEEKQNIGNLEWQELTPDKRQTWLTADLHTDFDTFIPMGSKSAKATRGVVEDAFFKTYSVGVLTARDAWAYNFNRNALAENMQAMMEFYNSEVSKWERRVKRAQSVDAFVSTDSRKIKWTDRLKTELTKGRLVEFAPEQIRNSLYRPFTKSNLYFDKLMNQRTYLFPSIFPTPDTELDNRVIWLKVGQEWPMFALMANQIPEALPQGASQCFPFYTYNEDGANRRENITDWALSQFRTHYRNDTITKWGIFHYTYGILHHPNYRERYQENLKRDLPHIPFAEDFWGFANAGARLADIHINYESQPEYDKLNPTETPGMQVDMSIERMKFSKDKTQLRYNDFLTLEGIPLEVFDYRLGNRSALEWVVDQYRVKIDKRSGIVNNPNREEDPEYILRLIGQVITVSLETVDIVNGLPAL